One segment of Clostridium ljungdahlii DSM 13528 DNA contains the following:
- a CDS encoding bifunctional helix-turn-helix transcriptional regulator/GNAT family N-acetyltransferase, which produces MKHRNLNIISEVRNFSRFYTNILGLLNQDILDSSYSLTEARILFEINKTKECTANILIDKLDIDKGYLSRILNRFKSDELIIKEKCSSDGRLNFLKLTENGKNILSSLSKKSDNQISKLTDHLDENEKENLVNSMRYIIKSLSYSKEVFNIRTYRVSDIEYIIEKHRELYKNEFGFSNIFGDYVEKYLIEFHRKYNSDLENIWIAEQNNKPVGVIAIAADKTDPSLAQLRWFLVEPNMRNSGLGHILLDTAINFCKDKNYKHIFLWTADVLKTARYLYGNYGFKLTESMDNTTWTNHLVKEERWDLYI; this is translated from the coding sequence ATGAAACATAGAAACTTAAATATAATATCAGAAGTAAGAAATTTTAGCCGCTTTTATACAAATATATTGGGACTTTTAAATCAAGATATACTAGATAGCTCATATTCATTAACGGAAGCTCGTATACTTTTTGAGATTAATAAAACTAAAGAATGTACTGCCAATATTTTAATTGATAAATTAGATATCGATAAGGGATATTTAAGCAGAATTTTAAATCGGTTTAAATCTGATGAACTAATCATTAAAGAAAAATGTTCCAGTGATGGACGTTTGAATTTTCTTAAACTAACGGAAAACGGCAAGAATATTCTATCAAGTCTTTCAAAAAAATCTGATAATCAAATCTCTAAACTAACAGATCATTTAGATGAGAATGAAAAAGAAAATTTGGTTAATTCAATGAGATATATTATAAAATCGCTATCTTATAGTAAAGAAGTTTTTAATATTAGAACATATAGAGTAAGTGATATAGAATATATTATTGAAAAACATAGAGAGTTATATAAAAATGAGTTTGGATTTTCTAATATATTTGGAGATTATGTTGAGAAATATTTAATCGAATTTCATAGAAAGTATAATTCAGACTTAGAAAATATATGGATTGCAGAACAAAATAATAAACCTGTAGGTGTAATAGCCATAGCTGCAGACAAAACAGATCCTTCATTAGCACAGCTTAGATGGTTTTTAGTTGAACCTAATATGAGAAATAGCGGATTAGGACATATTCTTTTAGATACTGCAATTAATTTTTGTAAAGACAAGAATTATAAACATATATTTTTATGGACTGCTGATGTACTTAAAACAGCTCGTTATCTTTATGGAAATTATGGATTTAAATTGACCGAATCAATGGATAATACTACATGGACAAATCATTTGGTTAAAGAAGAACGCTGGGATTTATATATATAA
- a CDS encoding IclR family transcriptional regulator, producing MAHKPTERVLNILNLLSVKPKGLTLTEISEAIDVPKSTLYPIIQTMLERNFLSLEKSSLKYSIGISTFCIGASYSRNKNMLDFIQKIMKNIVSTINETCQMGILDGYNVLYILKEDPIKDIDIRLISYVGKRIPAYCTALGKALLSEYNIEEIKTLYPDGLKPITKNTITDFSVLEEELKKIRETHVATEVEEVTEFLRCYAVPLTSKGKTTAAISISIPTFRATEEKNKLAIELLLKAKEQIDAVNLN from the coding sequence ATGGCACATAAACCAACAGAAAGAGTGTTAAATATATTAAATCTTTTGTCAGTCAAGCCTAAAGGCTTAACATTAACAGAGATTTCTGAAGCAATTGATGTACCAAAAAGCACTCTTTATCCTATTATCCAGACAATGTTAGAACGTAATTTTCTTTCTCTTGAAAAAAGCTCTCTAAAATACTCAATAGGAATTTCCACTTTTTGTATCGGAGCATCCTATTCACGAAATAAAAACATGTTAGATTTTATACAAAAAATAATGAAGAACATTGTCAGTACTATCAATGAAACCTGTCAAATGGGCATTCTTGATGGGTACAATGTACTTTATATATTAAAAGAAGATCCTATAAAAGATATTGATATTCGACTTATTTCATATGTAGGGAAACGAATACCCGCTTATTGTACAGCATTAGGAAAAGCCCTATTAAGCGAATACAATATTGAAGAAATAAAAACACTTTATCCTGATGGCTTAAAACCCATTACCAAAAATACTATAACGGATTTTTCTGTTTTAGAAGAGGAATTAAAAAAGATTAGAGAAACTCATGTTGCAACAGAAGTTGAGGAAGTAACAGAATTTTTACGCTGCTACGCTGTTCCCCTGACCTCAAAAGGAAAAACAACCGCAGCTATCAGCATAAGTATTCCAACTTTCCGAGCTACTGAGGAGAAAAACAAACTGGCAATTGAATTATTATTAAAAGCAAAAGAACAAATTGATGCTGTTAATTTGAATTAA
- a CDS encoding dihydrodipicolinate synthase family protein: MKKARFITPVVTAFDTNGNLDIQVNKNIYDYLISAGIDGLLIMGSSGEFYAMSTEQRKELIDLAISYVNKRTKLIIGTGCMTIEDTIELSNYAIDAGADDIIIISPYYFSLTDESLEYYYGKVAESVKGNIYLYNYPDRTGHDLSPELTLNLLRKHSNIVGYKDTVSEMGHTRKLIQTVQNEFPDFEVFSGFDENFVRNILSGGSGCISALSNLYPEIFVDWVKAVNEKNMDKAAEIQNCVDKLAALYEISKCFIPIVKKAMMLKGLDIKDYCKTPLLKANEKQTNSIKKLIKEIDHIISK; this comes from the coding sequence ATGAAAAAAGCTAGATTTATAACACCAGTTGTTACTGCATTTGATACTAATGGAAACTTAGATATCCAGGTAAATAAAAATATTTATGACTATCTCATAAGCGCAGGAATAGACGGCCTGCTTATTATGGGAAGTTCAGGTGAGTTCTATGCTATGTCTACTGAACAAAGGAAGGAATTAATTGATCTTGCTATTTCCTATGTAAATAAAAGGACAAAACTTATTATCGGGACAGGCTGCATGACAATAGAAGATACAATTGAACTTTCCAATTATGCTATTGATGCTGGAGCAGATGATATTATAATCATCAGTCCATATTACTTTAGTCTAACGGATGAAAGTTTGGAATATTACTATGGAAAAGTAGCAGAATCTGTAAAAGGTAATATTTATTTATATAATTACCCTGACAGAACAGGACATGATTTATCGCCGGAATTAACACTTAATTTACTGAGAAAGCACAGCAACATTGTTGGTTATAAAGATACAGTATCTGAAATGGGACATACTAGAAAATTAATTCAAACAGTACAGAATGAGTTCCCTGATTTTGAGGTATTCTCAGGATTTGATGAAAACTTTGTACGTAATATTCTTTCTGGTGGCAGCGGATGTATTAGCGCACTTTCCAATCTTTATCCAGAGATTTTTGTAGATTGGGTAAAAGCAGTTAATGAGAAAAATATGGATAAAGCAGCTGAAATTCAAAATTGTGTTGATAAGTTAGCAGCTTTATATGAAATTAGTAAATGCTTTATTCCAATTGTAAAAAAAGCCATGATGTTAAAAGGTCTTGATATTAAAGATTACTGCAAAACTCCTCTTCTTAAGGCAAATGAAAAACAAACCAATTCAATTAAAAAGCTTATAAAAGAGATTGATCATATAATCTCAAAATAA
- a CDS encoding YjhG/YagF family D-xylonate dehydratase, which produces MSLKSIYGEEDSSLYEINTHAEGPKGSLPLTPQLLKDSPSGNIFGMTLNAGMGWEPSKLLGGDVLILSNQGGIRDNDGTPIAVGLHTGHFELGLQMRAAAEEIKKLGGVPYAAYVTDPCDGRSQGTTGMFDSLPYRNDSAIVCRRLIRSLPTRRAVMGVASCDKGLPAMMMALVSMHDLPTIIVPGGATLKAIDGEDAGTIQTIGVRFANNELSLEDACRRGCNACASAGGGCQFLGTAGTSQVIAEALGIALPHSALAPSGQPIWKEIARQSAKAVLDMADNGIATKNIITDEAIENAMVVHAAFGGSTNLLLHLPAIAHAANCKIPTVEDWARINKKVPRLVSVLPIGPVNYPTVSAFLAGGVPEVMLHLRKLGLLHEDVLTVTGETLGDNLDWWEKSERRAECRKRLLEVDKINPDEIIMNPSQAKERGLTSTVTFPVGNIAPEGSVVKSTAIDPSVIGDDGVFRHTGKVKVFTSEKAAIKALKDAGKIKAGDIMIVMGGGPMGTGMEETYQLTSALKHLSFGKHVSLITDARFSGVSTGACFGHVGPEALAGGPIGKLRDEDIIEIIVDTNKLEGSINFIGTEDNKLSYEEAAKVLESRKPHPDLKPDADLPDDTRLWAALQSVSGGTWRGSVYDVDKIIEVLEAGKKALTKK; this is translated from the coding sequence ATGTCATTAAAATCAATTTATGGTGAAGAAGACTCGTCTTTATATGAAATTAATACTCACGCAGAAGGACCAAAAGGTTCACTTCCACTTACCCCGCAATTGCTAAAAGATTCACCCAGTGGAAACATATTTGGAATGACTTTAAATGCTGGTATGGGATGGGAACCATCTAAACTCCTGGGTGGTGACGTGTTGATACTTAGTAATCAAGGAGGAATTCGTGATAATGATGGTACTCCAATTGCTGTAGGGTTACATACAGGACACTTTGAATTAGGATTACAAATGAGAGCAGCAGCTGAAGAAATAAAAAAACTTGGAGGCGTTCCTTATGCTGCATACGTAACAGATCCATGTGACGGCCGTAGTCAGGGTACAACTGGAATGTTTGATTCCCTACCTTATCGTAATGATTCGGCAATAGTATGTCGCCGTTTAATTCGTTCATTGCCAACACGTCGTGCGGTAATGGGAGTAGCTTCATGCGACAAAGGACTGCCTGCCATGATGATGGCACTAGTATCTATGCATGATTTGCCAACTATTATTGTTCCTGGCGGTGCAACACTTAAAGCTATAGACGGGGAGGATGCAGGAACTATTCAAACTATTGGAGTCAGATTTGCAAATAATGAACTTTCATTAGAAGATGCTTGCCGACGTGGATGTAATGCTTGTGCTTCTGCTGGTGGAGGATGTCAGTTCTTGGGCACAGCTGGTACTTCTCAAGTTATTGCTGAAGCACTTGGAATAGCATTGCCCCATTCTGCTTTAGCACCTTCTGGTCAGCCAATATGGAAAGAAATCGCTAGACAGTCAGCTAAAGCAGTTTTAGATATGGCAGACAATGGAATAGCCACAAAGAATATTATTACAGATGAAGCAATTGAGAATGCTATGGTAGTTCACGCTGCTTTTGGGGGATCAACAAACTTGCTTCTTCACCTCCCAGCAATTGCACATGCTGCTAACTGCAAAATTCCTACTGTGGAAGATTGGGCAAGAATTAATAAGAAAGTGCCTCGTTTAGTGAGTGTTCTTCCTATTGGACCAGTTAATTATCCAACAGTAAGTGCATTCTTAGCAGGTGGAGTTCCTGAAGTTATGCTTCATTTGAGAAAACTTGGTCTGCTGCATGAAGATGTTCTTACTGTTACAGGAGAAACACTTGGAGATAACCTTGATTGGTGGGAAAAATCCGAAAGACGTGCTGAGTGCAGAAAACGTCTGCTTGAAGTGGATAAAATTAATCCTGATGAAATTATCATGAACCCAAGCCAGGCAAAAGAAAGAGGATTAACATCAACAGTAACTTTTCCTGTAGGAAACATTGCCCCTGAAGGTTCAGTAGTAAAATCAACGGCTATTGATCCATCAGTTATAGGTGATGATGGAGTATTTAGACATACTGGAAAAGTTAAAGTCTTCACATCTGAAAAGGCAGCTATTAAAGCACTTAAAGATGCGGGAAAGATCAAGGCTGGTGACATAATGATTGTGATGGGCGGAGGCCCAATGGGAACTGGGATGGAAGAAACATATCAGTTAACTTCTGCTTTAAAACATTTATCTTTTGGTAAACATGTTTCTCTAATCACAGATGCACGTTTTTCTGGTGTTTCTACAGGTGCTTGTTTTGGACATGTAGGTCCTGAAGCATTAGCAGGAGGTCCTATCGGAAAATTAAGAGATGAAGATATTATTGAAATAATAGTTGACACTAACAAACTTGAGGGATCAATTAATTTCATTGGAACTGAAGATAACAAGCTTTCTTATGAAGAAGCAGCTAAAGTATTAGAATCACGTAAGCCTCATCCAGATCTTAAACCTGATGCAGATCTTCCGGATGATACAAGATTGTGGGCAGCACTTCAATCCGTCAGCGGTGGAACCTGGAGAGGAAGCGTATATGATGTAGATAAAATTATTGAAGTTCTTGAAGCTGGTAAGAAAGCGTTAACTAAAAAGTAA
- a CDS encoding GntP family permease — MPLLMVGLGVLFLIILISKFKLNTFLSLLIVSFAVALGLGIPLGKIVSSIENGMGGTLGHIALIFGLGAMLGRLVADSGGAHRIAMTLINKFGVKRIQWAVVVASFVVGIAMFFEVGLVLLIPIVFSIARELKIPPIYLGIPMLAALLVTHSFLPPHPGPTVIAGAYGADIGTVLLYGIIVAIPCVIMAGPVFTKVAKKIIPSAFEKTGNIESLGEQKTFKIEETPGFGISLLTAMFPVILMMISTIISMVQKTAGIKGNSFFTVVNFIGNPDTAMLISLIVAVYTMGIGRKIPIKQVGASCSAAAASIGMMILIIGGGGAFKQVLIDGGVGKYIATLFSGSSISPILLAWVVAAILRISLGSATVAALSTSGLVIPMLASCGHVNLALVTLATGCGSAIASHVNDAGFWMVKEYFGFSMKETFSTWTLLSTILSVTGLICILILNMFV, encoded by the coding sequence ATGCCATTATTAATGGTAGGATTAGGAGTATTGTTCTTAATTATATTAATTTCTAAATTTAAATTAAACACATTTCTTTCACTGCTGATTGTTTCATTTGCTGTAGCTTTGGGGTTAGGGATACCACTTGGGAAAATTGTTTCAAGCATCGAAAACGGTATGGGTGGAACGCTTGGCCATATTGCTTTAATATTTGGTCTTGGTGCCATGCTTGGTAGATTAGTTGCTGATTCAGGCGGAGCACATCGTATTGCCATGACTTTAATTAACAAGTTTGGTGTAAAACGAATTCAGTGGGCTGTTGTAGTTGCTTCATTTGTTGTTGGTATAGCAATGTTTTTTGAAGTAGGATTAGTTTTATTAATTCCAATTGTATTTTCTATTGCAAGAGAATTAAAAATTCCTCCAATATATTTAGGCATTCCTATGCTTGCTGCTTTATTAGTAACACACAGCTTTCTACCTCCACATCCAGGACCAACAGTAATAGCTGGAGCATATGGAGCAGACATTGGAACAGTTTTATTATATGGTATTATTGTAGCAATACCATGTGTTATTATGGCAGGACCAGTATTCACTAAAGTTGCTAAAAAAATTATACCAAGTGCTTTTGAAAAAACCGGAAATATTGAATCTTTAGGTGAACAAAAAACATTTAAAATAGAAGAAACACCTGGTTTTGGAATTAGTTTATTAACAGCAATGTTTCCTGTTATTTTGATGATGATTTCTACAATAATTTCAATGGTACAAAAAACAGCAGGAATTAAAGGAAATTCGTTTTTTACTGTTGTTAACTTTATTGGTAATCCAGATACTGCAATGCTTATATCTTTAATAGTTGCAGTATATACAATGGGAATAGGAAGAAAAATTCCAATTAAACAAGTGGGGGCTTCCTGCTCAGCTGCAGCTGCATCAATTGGAATGATGATTTTAATTATTGGCGGCGGTGGCGCTTTTAAACAAGTACTTATTGATGGAGGCGTTGGTAAATATATAGCTACATTATTTAGTGGAAGTTCTATATCGCCAATACTACTTGCATGGGTAGTTGCAGCAATCTTACGTATTTCTTTAGGGTCTGCAACTGTAGCGGCTTTATCAACATCAGGTTTAGTTATTCCAATGCTTGCTAGTTGTGGCCATGTTAATTTGGCTTTAGTAACACTTGCAACCGGATGTGGAAGTGCAATAGCCTCTCATGTAAACGATGCAGGATTCTGGATGGTTAAAGAATATTTTGGTTTCAGTATGAAGGAAACATTTTCAACCTGGACTTTGCTATCAACCATTTTATCAGTAACAGGATTAATATGTATTTTGATATTGAATATGTTTGTTTGA
- a CDS encoding cupin domain-containing protein, with amino-acid sequence MYNNYRKYPCSDCINTQMYNVYPCPLYDPNYLRQFNDPYIPFDDEIEDDSRLEASQLSRSNGSIQLKDYGPQPFVVNINKAAKQNNTFRTVLWTGKHLQVTLMSINVGDDIGLEIHPNVDQFIRIEEGQGLVKMGKSKYNLNFQKKVYDDFAIMIPAGTWHNVINTGDKALKVYSIYAPPQHPRNTVHITKADAQAAEKD; translated from the coding sequence ATGTATAATAATTATAGAAAGTATCCATGCAGTGACTGCATTAATACACAAATGTATAATGTTTATCCATGTCCTTTGTATGACCCAAATTATTTGAGACAATTTAATGATCCTTATATTCCTTTTGATGATGAAATTGAGGATGATTCAAGACTTGAAGCTTCACAATTATCAAGGAGTAATGGATCAATTCAATTGAAGGATTATGGACCACAACCCTTTGTAGTTAACATTAATAAGGCAGCTAAACAAAATAATACTTTTCGTACTGTTTTATGGACAGGAAAACATCTACAAGTTACATTAATGAGTATCAATGTTGGTGATGATATTGGTTTAGAAATTCATCCAAATGTTGACCAATTCATACGTATTGAAGAAGGCCAGGGACTTGTTAAAATGGGAAAAAGCAAATACAATTTGAACTTTCAGAAAAAAGTGTACGATGACTTTGCAATAATGATACCTGCAGGTACATGGCACAATGTTATTAACACAGGTGATAAGGCACTTAAAGTATATTCTATTTATGCACCTCCTCAACATCCGCGAAATACAGTTCATATCACTAAAGCAGATGCACAAGCTGCTGAAAAAGATTAG
- a CDS encoding AraC family transcriptional regulator, whose product MRSLETIKLLNNTLEYIENNLDMELNIEDISKVACSSRYHFQRMFYALTGVTVSQYIRNRRLTLAAEELASTDKKVIDVALKYGYESPEAFTKAFQRLHGISPSALKRFNGKIKAFPKISFQISIKGECEMIYRIVEKEAFKVFGIGFMTTKVNDAAYREIPKFISKIFEDGTHDRINEILGNPKGTLLDGFHYDFKEDGTRKYMMGYEIPKTDMSEEFTILEIPKLTWAVFEGHGTTPDNLIIQDIWRRIYSEWFPSSGFEQVEGPCIEKNLWNDKNQREYKCEVWIPVKRKCINS is encoded by the coding sequence ATGAGATCTTTGGAGACAATTAAGCTGCTAAATAATACACTCGAATATATTGAAAACAATCTAGATATGGAACTTAATATAGAAGATATATCAAAGGTTGCATGTTCATCACGATATCACTTTCAACGCATGTTTTATGCATTAACAGGGGTTACTGTAAGTCAATATATAAGAAATCGGAGGTTGACTCTTGCTGCAGAAGAATTAGCTTCAACAGATAAAAAAGTTATTGATGTGGCATTAAAATATGGATATGAGAGCCCAGAAGCGTTTACTAAGGCATTTCAAAGGCTTCATGGAATATCTCCATCAGCTTTAAAAAGGTTTAATGGGAAAATTAAAGCTTTTCCAAAAATCTCATTTCAAATATCAATAAAAGGAGAATGTGAAATGATTTATAGAATAGTAGAAAAGGAAGCTTTTAAAGTTTTTGGAATAGGATTTATGACAACTAAAGTTAATGATGCTGCTTATAGAGAAATACCGAAATTCATAAGTAAGATTTTTGAAGATGGAACACATGACAGAATTAATGAAATACTAGGTAATCCTAAAGGTACCTTATTGGATGGATTTCATTATGACTTTAAAGAAGATGGTACAAGAAAATATATGATGGGATATGAAATACCTAAAACCGATATGTCAGAAGAATTTACCATACTTGAGATACCTAAACTTACATGGGCAGTATTTGAGGGTCATGGAACTACGCCAGATAACTTGATTATACAGGATATATGGAGACGTATATATTCTGAATGGTTTCCTTCTTCTGGATTTGAACAAGTGGAAGGTCCATGTATTGAAAAAAACCTTTGGAATGATAAAAATCAGAGGGAATATAAGTGTGAAGTATGGATCCCTGTAAAAAGAAAATGTATTAATTCATAA
- a CDS encoding Cof-type HAD-IIB family hydrolase — MLKYKWCICDMDGTLLNSKEIISKENESALKKLQQNGVEVIIASGRIDLLMKSFIKQLNLEGNIICCNGGLIKNITTGEIVYSKTIDKNIVKEIILYCLKNDIGFLVYTNNMVYSSKKNYKVENYESINKSAPPSLQIPIEYIDNSTVEYLEKVDVFKVLLISDTEDVKLLKDYFSKYKSLTAVSSLDGLLDIMASNICKGSALKILSKKFRMDLDKVIVFGDNYNDLEMFECAGMPIAMGNAVEAIKMKAKYVTKSNNESGIAYAINNFILNK, encoded by the coding sequence ATGCTTAAATATAAATGGTGCATATGTGATATGGATGGAACACTTCTCAATTCCAAGGAAATTATATCGAAAGAAAATGAATCCGCATTAAAAAAACTTCAACAAAATGGAGTAGAAGTGATTATTGCTTCTGGAAGAATAGATCTTTTAATGAAGTCCTTTATAAAACAATTAAATTTAGAAGGAAATATAATATGTTGCAATGGAGGACTCATTAAGAATATAACGACAGGAGAAATTGTTTATTCAAAAACAATAGATAAAAATATAGTAAAAGAAATAATATTATATTGTTTAAAAAATGATATTGGTTTTCTAGTTTATACTAATAATATGGTATATTCCAGTAAGAAAAATTATAAGGTAGAGAACTATGAAAGTATAAATAAATCTGCACCTCCTAGCTTGCAGATACCAATAGAATACATAGATAATTCTACAGTTGAATATCTAGAAAAAGTGGATGTATTTAAAGTTTTATTAATTTCTGATACTGAAGATGTAAAATTATTAAAGGATTATTTTTCGAAATATAAAAGCCTTACTGCTGTTAGTTCGCTTGATGGCCTACTAGATATAATGGCGTCGAATATTTGCAAAGGCAGTGCATTAAAGATTTTATCTAAAAAATTCCGAATGGATTTAGACAAGGTTATTGTATTTGGTGACAATTATAATGACCTTGAGATGTTTGAATGTGCTGGAATGCCTATAGCTATGGGAAATGCTGTAGAAGCTATTAAGATGAAGGCAAAATATGTAACTAAGTCCAATAATGAATCTGGAATAGCCTATGCTATCAATAATTTTATATTAAACAAATAG
- a CDS encoding class II fructose-bisphosphate aldolase, producing MLVNMKPLLEDARLKKYAIGSFNVYNYETIKGVIQAIKNQKTPAVIAFGEKYLKNMDVDSVYNLVNTLSKNIDVPFALHLDHCKSLENIYRAIRAGFTSVMYDGSALPYEENIANTLKVVEVAHACNVSVEAELGSLASGLNSHEGKLDDEEIYTSPAKAQNFVRITEIDALAVSIGTVHGMYKGIPNIRVDILKKIKEKVNIPFVLHGGSGTPEEKLRDCIANGICKINVNTEISMYTVEKIRQALNDGKNYHLSDISLMEINFVQDIVSKYIKIFS from the coding sequence ATGTTAGTTAATATGAAACCGCTCCTTGAAGATGCAAGGTTAAAAAAGTATGCTATTGGTTCATTTAATGTATATAACTACGAAACTATAAAAGGTGTAATCCAAGCTATAAAAAATCAAAAAACACCTGCTGTAATTGCTTTCGGTGAGAAATATTTAAAAAATATGGATGTTGATTCTGTATATAACCTAGTAAACACTTTATCAAAAAATATTGATGTACCTTTTGCCTTACATTTGGATCACTGTAAAAGTTTAGAAAACATATATAGAGCTATAAGGGCAGGATTTACTTCAGTAATGTATGATGGTTCAGCACTACCCTATGAAGAAAATATTGCAAATACTTTAAAAGTAGTTGAAGTAGCTCATGCATGTAATGTATCCGTAGAGGCTGAGTTAGGTTCTTTAGCATCAGGATTAAATTCTCACGAAGGAAAACTAGATGATGAGGAAATTTATACAAGCCCTGCTAAAGCACAGAATTTTGTAAGAATAACGGAAATTGATGCACTTGCAGTATCCATAGGAACAGTACATGGAATGTATAAAGGTATCCCAAATATAAGGGTAGATATCTTAAAAAAAATAAAAGAAAAAGTAAACATTCCATTTGTACTTCATGGAGGTTCAGGTACACCTGAAGAAAAATTAAGAGATTGTATAGCAAACGGAATATGTAAGATAAATGTTAATACTGAAATATCAATGTATACTGTAGAAAAAATAAGACAAGCATTAAATGACGGTAAAAACTATCATTTATCTGATATATCCTTGATGGAAATAAATTTCGTTCAAGATATTGTAAGTAAGTATATTAAAATTTTTAGTTGA
- a CDS encoding four-carbon acid sugar kinase family protein: MSDNKLLAKEAFNNIPEVSTEIVDKMLNKELKNLNKKIVVLDDDPTGVQTVHDISVYTDWSLDSIESGFKEKNPMFFILTNSRGFTAAETEKAHKEISLNISKVAKKLNKDYIIISRSDSTLRGHYPLETEILKQTVEANSDVKFDGEVLMPFFKEGGRFTIGNVHYVQDGEYLIPAGETEFAKDRTFGYTKSHLGEYIEEKTKGTFKAKDTTYISLEDIRSLNIEGITKQLLDVKNFNKVVVNAIDYVDVKIFATALVKAIKSGKNFMYRSAAALTKVLGGVSDKNLLSRDELIKVDSKNGGLLIVGSHVKKTTEQLEELKKCPFIEFIEFNCHLVSDSEKFEAEIQRIIEKTEKLIASGKTVAVYTSRKRIDLGENKKEEELKLSVKISDAVTSIVEKLNVRPNYIVAKGGITSSDVGTKGLKVKRATVAGQIKPGIPVWTTGAESKFPGIAYVIFPGNVGNKTTLREAVEILNK; encoded by the coding sequence ATGAGTGATAATAAACTATTAGCTAAAGAAGCTTTTAATAATATACCTGAAGTAAGTACGGAAATTGTAGATAAAATGCTTAATAAAGAATTGAAAAATTTAAATAAAAAAATAGTAGTACTTGATGATGATCCAACAGGTGTACAAACTGTTCATGATATTTCAGTTTACACTGATTGGTCGTTAGACAGCATTGAAAGTGGCTTTAAAGAAAAAAATCCCATGTTTTTTATCTTAACAAATTCAAGAGGTTTTACTGCAGCTGAAACGGAAAAAGCACATAAGGAAATATCTTTAAATATTTCAAAAGTGGCTAAAAAACTTAATAAAGATTATATTATAATTAGCAGATCAGATTCAACCCTTAGAGGACACTATCCTCTTGAAACAGAAATTTTAAAACAAACTGTAGAAGCAAATTCTGATGTTAAATTTGATGGAGAAGTATTAATGCCATTTTTTAAAGAAGGAGGTCGTTTCACCATTGGCAATGTTCATTATGTTCAAGATGGTGAATACTTAATACCAGCTGGTGAAACTGAATTTGCAAAAGACAGAACTTTTGGATATACAAAATCTCATTTAGGCGAATATATTGAAGAAAAAACAAAGGGAACTTTTAAAGCAAAGGATACAACTTACATATCACTTGAGGATATTAGAAGTTTAAATATAGAAGGTATTACAAAACAATTGCTGGATGTGAAGAATTTCAATAAGGTAGTAGTCAACGCTATAGATTATGTAGATGTTAAAATATTTGCCACAGCTTTAGTAAAGGCAATAAAATCAGGCAAAAATTTCATGTACAGAAGTGCAGCTGCTTTAACCAAGGTACTTGGCGGAGTAAGTGACAAAAACTTACTATCTAGAGATGAACTTATTAAAGTAGATTCCAAAAATGGAGGATTACTAATAGTTGGTTCTCATGTAAAAAAAACTACTGAACAGTTAGAAGAATTAAAGAAATGCCCATTCATAGAATTTATTGAATTTAACTGTCATCTTGTTTCAGATTCTGAAAAGTTTGAGGCAGAAATACAAAGAATTATTGAAAAAACTGAAAAACTTATTGCATCTGGTAAAACTGTAGCAGTTTACACTTCAAGAAAGAGAATAGACCTTGGTGAAAATAAAAAGGAAGAAGAGTTAAAACTTTCTGTTAAGATTTCAGATGCAGTAACAAGTATTGTAGAAAAATTAAATGTAAGGCCTAATTATATTGTCGCTAAAGGTGGAATTACATCAAGTGACGTAGGAACGAAGGGTCTTAAAGTAAAAAGAGCAACCGTAGCTGGACAGATAAAACCAGGAATACCTGTTTGGACTACAGGAGCTGAAAGTAAATTTCCTGGAATAGCGTATGTTATATTTCCTGGGAACGTAGGAAATAAGACAACTTTAAGAGAAGCAGTTGAAATTTTAAATAAATAA